The window AAGGGAGCTTAACGACAGGAAGTAAGGTTTTAGATAAAACAAACTATTCCTTTCATACACGCTTTGAGGATGGCGAGAAAGGAACCAATCCAGAAGAATTAATAGGAGCGGCACATGCGGGTTGTTTTGCTATGCAATTAAGTTTTTTATTAAATGAAAGTAATTTTACGGCAACGACTTTAGATGTTGACGCTAACGTTACTTTTGAGGATGGGGCGATTACAAAAATCACGCTAAACCTAGTAGGGATTGTTCCAGAGATTGATGCAGAACAATTTCAACAAATAGCACATAAAGCCAAAGAGGTTTGCCCTGTTTCGAAAGTATTAAACACAGAAATTGAGTTAATTGTAACTTTAAAAAAATCATAATAATGACAACTACAACAGTAAAAGCATATGGTGCAACCGCATCAACCGAAGATTTAAAACCGTTAGATATTCAGCGTAGAGCGGTTGGAGCAGACGATGTAAAGATAGATATTACGTTTTGTGGTGTATGTCATAGTGATATTCATACCGTAAGAAATGACTGGAAAGGGTCTACTTATCCTGTCATTCCTGGACACGAAATTATTGGTCGTGTATTAGAAGTAGGTCCAGGAGTTACTAAATATAAAGTAGGAGATAGAGTAGGTGTAGGTTGTTTAGTAGATTCTTGCCAAACATGTGCCTCTTGTGAACAAGATTTAGAACAGTTTTGCGAGAAAGGAGCGACTTGGACATATAATAGTCCAGATAAGCATATAGAAGGTGCGCAAACTTATGGCGGGTATTCTACATCGGTAGTTGTGGACGAAAAATTTGTATTACGTATTCCGGAGAATTTAGACGAAGCAGCTACAGCGCCATTATTATGCGCAGGAGTTACTACTTGGTCACCATTAAGTCACTGGAAAGTAAAAAAAGGAGATAAAGTAGGCGTTATTGGTTTAGGGGGATTAGGACATATGGGGGTAAAGTTTGCGCATGCATTAGGAGCTCAAGTGGTAATGATTACAACGTCTCCAGAAAAAGGGAAAGATGCCAAAAGATTAGGAGCGCATGAAGTATTGGTGTCTAAGGATGCTGAGGCTATGAAAGCACACCAAGGTAGTTTTGATTTTATCTTAAACACTATTCCTGTTGGTCATGAAATGGATCCTTATTTAGGATTGCTTAAAATTGATGCTACTATGGTATTAGTTGGAGCGGTGGAGCCTTTAAAACCGTTTCATAGAGGAAGTATCATCGGAGGACGTAAGCGTATTGCTGGTTCATTAATTGGAGGTATTAAAGAAACACAAGAAATGTTAGATTTTTGTGGGGAACATAATATTACAAGCGATATCGAACTTATTGACATGCAAGATATAAACAATGCTTACGAGCGTATTACAAGTAACGATGTTAAGTATAGATTTGTAATTGACATGAAGTCTCTTAAAGCATAATATTTAAAATACAGTGTATATTACAACAGCATCTAATTTAGAATTAGATGCTGTTTTTGTTTTGTAATGTTTGGGGTTAAGCCTGCTGTTTATTGTTTTAACTTAAACGTAAGGGTTTAAAGTTGATAAAAAGTAGAGTGTAGATCAACAGAAGTAGTAAATACCATGTGTTTGATACTAAATCTAAATAATCTATTTTTCCTTTAGAAAAACTTAAAATCATTAAAACTTGTGCTCCATAAGGTAAAAGACCTTGCGTAATACAAGCAAAAATATCTAAAATAGAAGCGGTCTTTTTATTATCTAATTGGTAATCGTCATTTATAGTTTTTGCAATAGGCCCAGTAATTATTATAGAGACCGTGTTATTAGCAATAGCCATATTAGTCGTACTGACTAAGGTTGCAATGCCTAATTGAGCCGTTTTTTTATTCTTAATTAGAGTTTTTATTTTTACTAGTATGAATTCAATTCCACCATTTTTCTTTACCAACGCAGCTAAACCTCCTGTAAGTAGTGATAGTAAGAAAATTTCTGTCATGCTTGTAAAACCAGTGTAGGCAATTTTTGTAGATTCGATAAGTGTAAAATCACCGTAAATAATACCTAACAATCCACCAAATATAACACCTAAAAGTAAAGTTATAAATACATTGACACCTATAATAGACAATACAATTACCAGTAAATAGGGTAGTATTTTTATAATAGAATAGCTATAAACAACTGTTTCTGTTTCGGTAGATTTTAAACCAAAACCTTGAAAAATTAATATGGCAATAGTAAATAAAGCAGCGGGAACAGCAATTTTGATGTTCTGTTTAAATTTATCACTCATTTTACAACCTAAAGACTGTGTGGCTGCAATGGTCGTGTCCGATATAACCGATAGATTATCTCCAAACATACTACCACCTAATAGCGCACCACATAGGATAGCTAAGTCAACACTACTTTTATCTGCAAAACCAACAACTATAGGAGCTAATGCAACGATGGCCCCTACAGAAGTTCCGGTAGAAACCGATAAAAATCCAGCAATTATAAAAACACCAAAATAGATATAGTGTATCGAAATATAGTCCAACCCAAGATTAACAATAGCATCTACACTACCTGTTGCTTTAGTAATTGCAGCAAATGCACCTGCTAATAAATAGATTAAGCACATGGTTAAAATTTTATCGTCACCACACCCTTTTAAAAGGGTTTTAATTTTAGAGTTTATAGATTGTTTAAACATTAAAAAAGCAACAATAATACCTGTAATTACTGCAATAGGAGCAGGAAGTGCATAAAAATCGTTTTGATAAATACCAGCACCTAAGAATGTAAAAACAAAGACCAATAAAGGTATTAATGCTGAAAATTTTGGAGTAATTTTAATTGACTGTTCCATTAATTATATTTCATTTTGAAAAGGAAATAGAATGGACAAATAAAAAGAAATATGAATTAACATTTGTTCCAAATACTTGGCTTATCTATTTAGCACCTTGCTCGTTATTGCAGGTTGCTATCTCCTTTTATTGAGATTCTTGATAATTTATTTAAGTGGGCAAAAATAGTGCTTATATGGTATTGTAATTCTTAAAAAATGTTAATTCTTCACCACAAAATTAAAATTTTTATTTTGTGGTGAACGGGTTGTTTGTAGGCTGTTTATGGTTTGAATCCCTTTTTTAAGACTTTTACTATAAATCTCATCGATAAATAATGAGGTTTTGTATAGTGAATTGCCGCAAACGTCTATCGCTTTGTAATATACTAGTATATAGTTTCATCTTTGAAGTGTAGAATCAAAACACTTAAAAAAATGAAATTATATCTAATACTAGTAAGTCTGTTCTTCGTGCAATTCTCATTTGCACAAGACGCTTCAATCAACACAGCATCTAAGGTGTGGTCATTAGAAGATTGTATTACTTACGCTATAGAAAATAACATTACGGTTAAGGAAGCTGCTTTAAATAAAAGTATTGCCGAAATAGATTATAGTAAATCAAAATCGTCAAGATTACCAAACCTATTTGGTACAGCGTCTCAAAATTTTTCTAGCGGAAACACTATTGACCCAATTACAAGTAGTTATGTTACAGATCAAATAAACAGTACTAATGTTGGTATTAACAGTTCGATGACCTTGTTTCAAGGAAACCAATTGACTAATCAAATTAAACAAAACAAATTAGTATTGGAACAACGTATGTTTCTAGAAGAGGTCGAAAAGAATAATATCGAATTGAATATTTTAGAAGTCTATTTACAAACGCTTTATACTAAAGAAAGTATCGCTATTGCTGAAAACAACTTAGACGCTTCAGAGAAAGAAGTACTAAGAGCAAAAGCCCGTTTAGATGCAGGTACTATTGCCTTAAGTGATTATACAGAAGCACAAAGCCAAGCAGCGACAAATAAGTATAATGTGATTGCTTCTAAAAACGATTACCAACAATACATCATTCAGTTAAAGCAATTACTAGAATTATCGCCTTTAGAGGAGTTAGAGATTGAAACCATTAATGAAAATATGGATTTAATTAATTTAGAAATTGATAAAAATCAATTATACAATAATGCTATTGGCTTTTTACCAGAGATACAAGCAAGCAAATTAAATATAGCTGCAAACGAGAAAGAACTGGACATTGCTAAAGGTGGTTTTTTGCCAACATTGTCTTTAACAGGAAGTATAGGATCGGGTTATACGAGTATTAATGATAATACGTTTTCAGAACAGTTTGATATTAATTTTAATCAGAAAATTGGTGTATCATTAACAATCCCAATTTTTAATCGAAACCAAACAAAAGCCGCGGTTCAAACCGCTACTGTAAACATTGAGAAAGCTCAAATACAAAAACAAGGTGCAGAAAAAGAAGTTTACAAAAAAATAGAAACAGCGTATCAAAATGCAGTTTCTGCTCAAGAGCAAGTCATCGCGGCGGAAGCATCTAAAACAGCAGCAGAGCAGTCGTATAAACTAGCACAGAAAAAGTATGAGTTAGGTGGTTTAAGTACAACTGATTTAGTGATTAGTCAAAACACGTTTACTAATACGCAACAAAACTATTTACAATCTAAATACTTAAATATCTTATATCATCAATTATTACAATTTTATCAAGGAAACGATATCAAACTTTAATCAATACCATTATGAAAAAGAAAATTATAATCAGCATCTTAATATTAGCAGCAATTGGCACAGTAGCCTTTGTGTTTTTAAAAGGTGACGATGCCATCATCGTAGAAGCAAAAACGGTTGTTGCGAAAAAAGCTAATGTAACAACTATGGTTACAGCAACAGGTACTATGGAGCCTATTACGCAAGTAGAAGTAGGAACGCAAGTGTCTGGAGTAGTAGAAAAAATATATGTAGACTACAACAGTATTGTTAAAGAAGGCCAATTAATTGCAGAATTAGACAAAACCAACCTTAACGCATCAAAAACACAAGCACAAGCGGCTTATGATAATGCTGTAAGTCAGAGAAATTACACGCAAACAATTTACGAAAGACAAAAAACATTGTATGATAATCAAGTAATTAGTAAATCAGATTTTGATGATGCTAATTTTAATTATCAAACAGCAAAAGGTACGGTTACTCAGCGTTATTCAGACTTACAATCTGCCATAACAAACTTAGGTTATGCTAATATTTATTCGCCAATAAACGGCGTTGTATTGTCAAGAGCTATAGACGAAGGGCAAACCGTTGCAGCAAGTTTAAGCACACCAACGTTATTTACCATTGCACAAGATTTAAAAGAAATGCAAGTAGAAGCAGATGTAGATGAGGCAGATATAGGACAAGTAATAGAAGGGCAACGTGTTGAGTTTACCGTTGATGCATATATTGGTGAAACCTTTAACGGAATTGTAACACAAGTACGTTTAGATCCAACAGTAACATCAAATGTAGTAACTTATACTGTAGTTATAAAAGCAGATAATCCAGACTTAAAACTTAAGCCAGGTTTAACAGCAACCATTTCAATTTATACTATGGAGTTAAATGATGTGTTGACTGCAGAAGCAAAAGCTGTCAATTTTAAACCAGAAAAAGCGACTTTAGAAGCTTATAATAAACAAGAAGAATTAGGACCTAGTTCTATAGAACGTTCTAGAGAAGGAACTACGCTTTGGGTATTAGAGAATAATGGCGCAATTACTCCTAAAAAGGTAACTCTTGGAGCGAGTGATGGTGTTAATGTAGAGATAGTAAGCGGTATTGCTGAAGGAGAAAAATTAGTATATAGTTTATTAGGAGTTTCTAAATCAGAAGCAGGAACAGACGCTAAAAGTACAAGTCCATTTATGCCACAACGTGGAGGCGGTGGAGGAAAAAGATAAGATTATGAAAAAAGAAATCATAAAAATAGAAAATTTAAAACGTGAGTTTACGATGGGAACCGAAACGGTTCATGCCTTAAAAGGAATATCGTTTAGTATAAAAGAAGGTGAGTTTGTTACCATCATGGGATCTAGTGGTTCTGGTAAAAGTACCATGTTAAATATTTTAGGGTGTTTAGACCAACCAACTTCTGGAGTGTATGAAATTGATGGTGTTAGTGTAAAAGATTTAAGCAGAAATGAGTTAGCAACCATTAGAAACGAAAAGATAGGTTTCATTTTTCAATCGTATAATTTACTAGCAAGAACTTCTGCTATTGAAAACGTAGAGTTACCATTGTTGTATAACAGTAAAGTTAGTACTGAAGAACGAAGGGAACGCGCAATCAAAGCCTTAGAGATGGTTGGTTTGGGCGAACGATTACATCATACACCTTCGCAACTTTCAGGAGGACAACAACAGCGTGTAGCCATAGCAAGATCTTTAGTTAATAATCCAGTAATGATTCTTGCAGATGAAGCTACTGGTAACTTAGATACTAGAACGTCTTATGAGATTATGTCGTTATTTCAGGAGCTAAACAAAAAAGGTATTACCATAACTTTTGTAACGCACGAACCAGACATTGCTACATTTAGTAGTAGAACAGTAGTGTTAAAAGATGGCGAAATTATGCAAGATTATCAAAATCATGATGTGCAATCTGCAGCAACCGAATTAGCAAAATTACCTAAACAAGACCATTAATTATGAGAGTATTAAACTTATTTAAAATAGCGATGAAAGCAATTATTCTCAATAAAACGAGAACTTTGCTTACTATGTTGGGGATTATTATTGGGGTAGCTTCTGTAATTGCAATGTTAGCTATAGGGGAAGGCTCAAAAGAGAGTATTCGTGCTTCAATTTCTGCCATGGGTTCTAATATGATAACCGTTAAACCTGGTGCAGATGATAAGGGGCCTGCAAGAGGTAGTGGAGGTGATGTTCAAACCTTAACACTTCAAAATTACGAAGTGATTAAAGAAAACGCAGATTTATTGAGTTATGTAACGCCTGTTGTAAATGGAAGTGGACAAATTATTAACGGTTCTAATAACTGGCCAAGTAGTATCTACGGTGTAAACCCAGACTATATTAAAATTAAAGTTGTAGGCTTACAAAGTGGTAGTATGTTTACAGATGCTGAGGTTAAATCGGCTTCTAAAGTGGCTGTTATTGGGCAAACCGTTGTAGAAAATGTATTTCCTGATGGTCAAAATCCTGTTGGTCAAATGATTCGTTTTAATAACATTCCTTTTACAGTGATTGGTGTATTAGAAGAAAAGGGTGAAAATACCTTTGGTCAAGACCAGGATGATGTTGTTATTGCACCGTATACAACGGTACAAAAACGTATTTTGGCAATCGATCATTTAAATCAAATTATGGCATCATCAATTAGTGAAGATGATGCAGAAGCGGCGGTAATACAAGTATCAGAAATTTTACGTACAGAACATAAATTAATGGATACAGAAGCCGATGATTTTAATGTGAGTTCTATGGAAGAGTTGATTTCTGCATTTAGTTCGACTAGTGAAATGTTAACGGTTTTATTAGTTGCAGTGGCAAGTATTTCCTTGTTAATTGGTGGTATTGGAATTATGAATATTATGTACGTTTCTGTAAAAGAACGAACAAAAGAAATTGGTTTAAGAATGGCTGTAGGTGCTAAAGGAGCAGATATTTTAATGCAGTTCTTAATTGAAGCCATTTTAATAAGTATTACCGGTGGTATTTTAGGTGTTCTCTTAGGACTCGCAGCTACTGTTTTTATTGAAAACTTTTTAAACTGGCCAACAAGTGTCGCGCTGTATTCTATTGTTATTTCTTTTGCTGTGTGTGCAGTAACAGGTATCTTTTTTGGATGGTATCCAGCTAGAAAAGCATCGGCTTTAGACCCAATAACCGCTTTACGTTACGAATAATAGCGTTTGATTTTTAAATTAATATAAATATTAAAAAGACTAATTGTTTTAAACAGTTAGTCTTTTTTTTATGATTGATGTTTTGGTTCAAAAATAAATTGAACAATTAAAATACTTATTGATATTAATAACCCTAAAACAGAAACACCTTGCCAACCAAAATGTTGCCAAGCATACGCACCTAAAAATGTACCTAAAGCTCCACCAATAAAAAAGCCCACCATATAAACCGTATTCACTCGATTTCTAGCTTCTGGATTCTTAGAAAAAATAGTAACTTGGTTAGTAATATGTAATACTTGCATCCCTAAATCTACTACAATTACGCCTAAGGCTAAACCAATTAAAGAGTATCCTGAAAAAAGGAAAATCACCCAAGAAATCATTAATAATACGGTAGAGAAGATAATCATACTTTTTCTAGTATATTTATCATTCATTTTACCAACAACGGTTGCGCCAAGTGCTCCAACAATACCAAAGACACCAAAGGCACCAGCAACATCGCTATCGTAATTAAAATGATCTTCCATTAAAAAAACAAAGGTGGTCCAAAAAACACTCAAACCTGCAAAACCAAGTCCAGCGCGTAAAGCAGCCAATCGTAAGGAAGGTTCTGTTTTAAAATAATGACCTATCGATTTTAATAAACTTCCGTAACTTCCTTTATAATTGGGCTTAATTTTCGGTAATTTATATTGAAGTAAAACAAACAGCAATACCATTAATACCGTTGCAGCAGAAAACATAAAGCGCCAGCCAAACCATTTTCCTATAACACCACTTATTACACGACTTCCTAAAATACCAATTAGCAATCCGCTCATTACGATACCTAAGGCACGTCCTCGACCTTTGTCGTCAGATAATTGAGCAACCATTGGCACAAATAATTGTGGTAAGGCAGACGAAAAACCAATGAAAAAGCTACTTATAATCAAAAGATATAAAGTACTTGATAATGATGCCGCTATTAGTGAGAGAATCATTAAAACAAAATCGAATTGTAATATTTTTTTGTTGGAAACCTTATCACCCAAAGGGACAATAAATAATAAACCAAAAGCATAACCCAATTGTGTAGCTAAAGGCACATTACTTACGGCAGATTCACTAACTCCAAATTCTACAACCATTTGATGTAAAAGTGGTTGGTTGTAGTATAGGTTTGCAACAACAAGTCCAGCAGATATACTCATTAAGTATAATACGGAATTTGATAATGTTTTGTTCATTTTTTAGAAATTTAAAATCTTGGATTATTTTCAATCGCCAAATATCAGAACTACTTTTTCGGATAACAAATAACTGCTGAACTTATTTTATGAAAAGGTTGCTCTTTTTAAATTTAACTTTCAAGAACTTGCGCTCTACTTTTTTTAGAAGCGACAATACTAATAATTAAGATCTGTGTGGCATGAAACAACATGAGCGGCAAAAGAATAATACCAACCGATGCCATGTTTCCGAATAATATCTTAGAAAAAACAGTACCATGTACTAGTGATTTTTTAGTACCACAAAACTGTGCTGTAATCTGATCTTCGGCATTCAATTTTAATTTTTTAGAGATAAAACCTGTTAGTGAAAAAGCAATGCCAAACAATACAATCACACCAATAAAAATAATGCCTAAATCTAAAAGAGAGACGGCACTAAAAATATTATCATTAAAAGATTCTGCAAAACTTTTATAGATTATTAATAAGATAATAGATTTATCAAACAGTGTTAATTTACTCCTGTGTTTGTGAGCAAAAGCACCTAAAAAACGTTGTAATAAGAGCCCTAAAATTACAGGTAAAATAATTTGAACAATCAGTTTTAGATAGATATCTGTAAAATCAAAATCGGTTTGAGCATCATTTACAAACAAGCCCATCCAAAGTGGTGTAATTGCAATTCCTATAATTCCAGAAATACTTGCATTAAAAATAGCTGCAGGTATATTTCCTTTTGCCATAGACACCATAACAACAGACGATGATACTGTAGAGGGGAGTGCTGCCAGGAAAAAGAAAGCTAACCAAATGGTTTCTTGTTCTTCATTCTGAAGTAATGGTCTAAATAATAAAACCAATAACGGAAACATTAAAAAAGTAGCACCTTGTACTAAAAGGTGTAATTTCCAATTTTTAAGACCTGATTTTAACTGTGTCGGGTTTAATTTTAATCCGTAGAAAAAGAAGATAAGCGAAATTCCTATCGCACTAATCGTGTCGATAGGAATTTTACTTTCTTGTGCTCCCCATTGTGGGAAAAAATAAGCTATTAGAATAGTCCCAATAATAGAGAGGACAAATTTATCAATCTTTAATTTCATGTTTATTTTCTTTGTTTCTATATGCTAAATTAGGTGTTTAAGGTAGTAGAAAATATTAATTCTGCTACAATCATAATCAGTAAAGGTTGCTAAATTTTAAATGACATTCCAGAAGATATTGCTTTTGGTAGTAATCCCTGAGATCTCATTAAATTAATTATAAAAATATCACCAACAAAAATACTAATGTTAATATAGATATGTGATATACAAAAGCAAAAGAAAAGAAATCGCTATAAGGAACAAGAACTGCAAGAGATCATTAAATTGAATAGCGGACTATGTTTGTAGTTTGTTTAATTAATACCGGGATTACTATTTTAATAAATAGGTTTTAATCTTTAATAAATGTGTATTTTCATTTTATCGTTATAATAAATAAAAATTACTATAGATAAAATCTTAACATTGGTATAGTAAATAGTCTAAACCATCTATTACGTTAAAAAGAAATAACAATTAGTTTTATATTTGAAGTGCTCTGTGAAAGCGGAATTAACACAACATTGATTATAAATTCTGTTAGTGTTATTCGATTTTATAACAAGACTTAAATCATAACCAAATGCATGAAAATAAAAACATAACAACCTTTTCTCACGTATTAATTTGGATTGTACTATTTAGTATGCCATACTTTTTATCTTATGGACAGGAACAAGATTTAAATAGGCTAGTGGCTCATTTTTGGATTCCATTAATATTTTCTGCAATTATATTTTATCTCAATTATTTTATATTAATAGATGCATTTCTGTTTCCCAAAAAAATGGTGCAATTTGTTATTATTAATGCTGTCATTATAATGATATTCTTATTCTTAAAAGAATTTATAGAAGACACTTATTTTTCAGATTTAGCAAAAAAACGCTCTAACAGTAATGGAGGTGAAGGACCTCCTTTTAAAATGTTTGTATACATTCGAGTACTGTCTTATATGGCACCTTTGTTGTTTTCAATAGCAATAAAAACAACAAAAAGATGGGTAAGAACAGAGGCTGAACGTAAAGAAGCGACAAACATTAAATTAAAATCAGAATTACAACATTTACATTACCAATTACAACCACACTTCTTTTTTAATTCGTTGAATAATATTTATGCTTTGGTAGATATTTCACCAGAACAAGCGAAGACTTCGATTCATAGCTTAAGTAAATTAATGCGTTACATGTTATATGAAACAAATGAAGAATCCATAGCGTTATCTAAGGAAGTCGAGTTTATGAAAAAGTATATCGAATTAATGAAGTTACGAGTGTCAGATAAAACAGTGGTTAATTATAGTTTTCCTTCGGAAGCAACAACAATTAAAATTGCACCTTTATTATTTATCTCATTAATAGAAAATGCTTTTAAGCATGGTGTATCGGCAAGCAAACCAAGTACGATTAATATAAATATGACGTGTAATGATAAAACAGTTTTGTTTAGTATTGTAAATGATAATTTTCCTAAAAAAACAGATGATAAAAGTGGTTCTGGAATAGGACTTCTTAATATCGAAAAACGTTTAGAATTATTGTATCCAAATAAAAGTAGTTTTAAGACCTTTGTAAAAGACGAGCGTTATATTGCGCAATTAGAAATAGAAACACACTAAATTATGAGTAATATAAAAATAACCTGTGTTATTGTAGACGATGAGCCTATGGCGCTTAATTTAGTAGAAAGTTATGTAGAGAAAACACCTTTTCTAGAGCTGAAAAAGAAGTGTAGTAACGCTATTGAAGCTATGGAGTTTATAAAAACAGAACCTGTAGATTTATTATTTCTAGACATACAAATGCCAGATTTAACTGGTATTGAGTTTTCTAAAATGTTACCAAAAGAAACACGTGTAATTTTCACAACAGCATTCGACCAATATGCTTTAGAAGGTTTTAAAGTAGAAGCTTTAGATTATTTATTAAAACCTTTTGATTATGCCGAGTTTCTTGCTGCCGCAAATAAAGCAAATGCTTGGTTTGAATTGCTAAAAGGAAACCAGCAGAGTAGTAGTGTATCCAATGAAAAAGAATTCCTATTTGTAAAATCAGAATATAAGCAATTGCGTATTAAGTTGGCTGATGTTTTGTATTTTGAAGGGTTAAAGGATTACATTAAAATATGGTTAAAAGATAATCCTAAACCTATTTTAACTTTAATGAGTTTAAAATCGCTTCAGGAAGAACTTCCTGAATCTCAATTTATGCGAGTACATCGCTCATTTATTGTTTCACTTAAAAATATAGATGTTATAGAGCGTAGTCAGATTATTATTAATAACCAGCGTATTACGGTTTCTGAGCAGTATAAACCTGTTTTTTTGGAATTTGTGAGTAATAATTCACTTTAAAGTAAAAAATACTGGCCATTCATCCTTGTTTTCTTGCATTTGAAAGATTGGGGCGTTTCGTTGGTCTAATATTTCTGTTAATAGCTAATGCTCGGAGTACCTTTGTAACAACATAAAACCCCAAATTGTTATGAAAAAAATCACACTATCACTAGTTATAATTATAAGTTTATTTAGTTGTAACAGCGTTAAAAACGTAAGTACATCAAATTTATCAGAAGCAACTGTATTATTAAGTTCATTAAACTCAAGTTCTTCAGTTCAACAAATTGTAAGCCTTTTTAGTTTATTAGATTCTAATGAAGATAGGTCTATTAGTTCTACGGAAGCTATTGGACCTATAGCAGAACATTTTACACGTTTAGATGCTGACAGAAACTCAAGTTTAGATATTACAGAATTAACAGGATTATCGAGTCTGTTGAAATAATATTTTTATTAAATTAGTCTAAAGAAAAGGTATGCTTCATTGTGTACTTTTTTTTTGTGCCATAATTATAATAGTAATACAAGAAGTCTAGGTATAGCATTTTCTACTGTGATA is drawn from Psychroserpens sp. NJDZ02 and contains these coding sequences:
- a CDS encoding OsmC family protein, producing MKFTRKATAEWKGSGKDGQGSLTTGSKVLDKTNYSFHTRFEDGEKGTNPEELIGAAHAGCFAMQLSFLLNESNFTATTLDVDANVTFEDGAITKITLNLVGIVPEIDAEQFQQIAHKAKEVCPVSKVLNTEIELIVTLKKS
- a CDS encoding NAD(P)-dependent alcohol dehydrogenase, producing MTTTTVKAYGATASTEDLKPLDIQRRAVGADDVKIDITFCGVCHSDIHTVRNDWKGSTYPVIPGHEIIGRVLEVGPGVTKYKVGDRVGVGCLVDSCQTCASCEQDLEQFCEKGATWTYNSPDKHIEGAQTYGGYSTSVVVDEKFVLRIPENLDEAATAPLLCAGVTTWSPLSHWKVKKGDKVGVIGLGGLGHMGVKFAHALGAQVVMITTSPEKGKDAKRLGAHEVLVSKDAEAMKAHQGSFDFILNTIPVGHEMDPYLGLLKIDATMVLVGAVEPLKPFHRGSIIGGRKRIAGSLIGGIKETQEMLDFCGEHNITSDIELIDMQDINNAYERITSNDVKYRFVIDMKSLKA
- a CDS encoding Na+/H+ antiporter NhaC family protein: MEQSIKITPKFSALIPLLVFVFTFLGAGIYQNDFYALPAPIAVITGIIVAFLMFKQSINSKIKTLLKGCGDDKILTMCLIYLLAGAFAAITKATGSVDAIVNLGLDYISIHYIYFGVFIIAGFLSVSTGTSVGAIVALAPIVVGFADKSSVDLAILCGALLGGSMFGDNLSVISDTTIAATQSLGCKMSDKFKQNIKIAVPAALFTIAILIFQGFGLKSTETETVVYSYSIIKILPYLLVIVLSIIGVNVFITLLLGVIFGGLLGIIYGDFTLIESTKIAYTGFTSMTEIFLLSLLTGGLAALVKKNGGIEFILVKIKTLIKNKKTAQLGIATLVSTTNMAIANNTVSIIITGPIAKTINDDYQLDNKKTASILDIFACITQGLLPYGAQVLMILSFSKGKIDYLDLVSNTWYLLLLLIYTLLFINFKPLRLS
- a CDS encoding TolC family protein, translated to MKLYLILVSLFFVQFSFAQDASINTASKVWSLEDCITYAIENNITVKEAALNKSIAEIDYSKSKSSRLPNLFGTASQNFSSGNTIDPITSSYVTDQINSTNVGINSSMTLFQGNQLTNQIKQNKLVLEQRMFLEEVEKNNIELNILEVYLQTLYTKESIAIAENNLDASEKEVLRAKARLDAGTIALSDYTEAQSQAATNKYNVIASKNDYQQYIIQLKQLLELSPLEELEIETINENMDLINLEIDKNQLYNNAIGFLPEIQASKLNIAANEKELDIAKGGFLPTLSLTGSIGSGYTSINDNTFSEQFDINFNQKIGVSLTIPIFNRNQTKAAVQTATVNIEKAQIQKQGAEKEVYKKIETAYQNAVSAQEQVIAAEASKTAAEQSYKLAQKKYELGGLSTTDLVISQNTFTNTQQNYLQSKYLNILYHQLLQFYQGNDIKL
- a CDS encoding efflux RND transporter periplasmic adaptor subunit, which translates into the protein MKKKIIISILILAAIGTVAFVFLKGDDAIIVEAKTVVAKKANVTTMVTATGTMEPITQVEVGTQVSGVVEKIYVDYNSIVKEGQLIAELDKTNLNASKTQAQAAYDNAVSQRNYTQTIYERQKTLYDNQVISKSDFDDANFNYQTAKGTVTQRYSDLQSAITNLGYANIYSPINGVVLSRAIDEGQTVAASLSTPTLFTIAQDLKEMQVEADVDEADIGQVIEGQRVEFTVDAYIGETFNGIVTQVRLDPTVTSNVVTYTVVIKADNPDLKLKPGLTATISIYTMELNDVLTAEAKAVNFKPEKATLEAYNKQEELGPSSIERSREGTTLWVLENNGAITPKKVTLGASDGVNVEIVSGIAEGEKLVYSLLGVSKSEAGTDAKSTSPFMPQRGGGGGKR
- a CDS encoding ABC transporter ATP-binding protein, which gives rise to MKKEIIKIENLKREFTMGTETVHALKGISFSIKEGEFVTIMGSSGSGKSTMLNILGCLDQPTSGVYEIDGVSVKDLSRNELATIRNEKIGFIFQSYNLLARTSAIENVELPLLYNSKVSTEERRERAIKALEMVGLGERLHHTPSQLSGGQQQRVAIARSLVNNPVMILADEATGNLDTRTSYEIMSLFQELNKKGITITFVTHEPDIATFSSRTVVLKDGEIMQDYQNHDVQSAATELAKLPKQDH
- a CDS encoding ABC transporter permease; amino-acid sequence: MRVLNLFKIAMKAIILNKTRTLLTMLGIIIGVASVIAMLAIGEGSKESIRASISAMGSNMITVKPGADDKGPARGSGGDVQTLTLQNYEVIKENADLLSYVTPVVNGSGQIINGSNNWPSSIYGVNPDYIKIKVVGLQSGSMFTDAEVKSASKVAVIGQTVVENVFPDGQNPVGQMIRFNNIPFTVIGVLEEKGENTFGQDQDDVVIAPYTTVQKRILAIDHLNQIMASSISEDDAEAAVIQVSEILRTEHKLMDTEADDFNVSSMEELISAFSSTSEMLTVLLVAVASISLLIGGIGIMNIMYVSVKERTKEIGLRMAVGAKGADILMQFLIEAILISITGGILGVLLGLAATVFIENFLNWPTSVALYSIVISFAVCAVTGIFFGWYPARKASALDPITALRYE